One genomic segment of Hippoglossus hippoglossus isolate fHipHip1 chromosome 22, fHipHip1.pri, whole genome shotgun sequence includes these proteins:
- the LOC117756192 gene encoding complement component C1q receptor-like: MLWIFLLQLINSVRGLSGADHETLCTSNTCFTIHMDRVSYALAQQNCTHNGGYMMTIRDTEEENVLRSLLSQIKGQRQDRVLEFWIGLKLNRGNCTLADKTLRGFKWASGQEDSQYSNWGEEPVSTCTERCVRVNYTLVGQNQLKWTAGACKSLAFYACKFYFKGMCKPLALMGSGEITYTVPFSERPARSDMKSFPKGTYADIICSDQKLHYSVCTASKDIYRWTVPGPFCKTGEQNCAINNGGCKDSCHQDGGEVKCFCREGYDLDEDGLSCRIKDLCSVATCEHQCVMEESGYSCKCPHGFKLDENQRNCFDIDECQSQACEDHLCVNTPGSYTCECKDGYEMVDGECIDVDECAHSRCEHGCLNNIGSFSCYCNQGFTLSQDGFSCPCPGGFHLETDGSACAPDGSETSATPSDDPADEGTHENFTWSLTRTTLEVQHQSPHTDSPLPDLVNVTHIGQQSNVSLPPSWVNSRLMVCVLGSVIPLLVLVTVTLAIAIFRCSRSKKEAKNKTTTDGYCWVSSGLDPRLEKLYESISTDDL, encoded by the coding sequence ATGTTGTGGATTTTTCTACTGCAGCTCATCAACAGTGTGAGAGGTTTATCTGGAGCTGACCATGAGACTCTGTGCACGTCTAACACCTGCTTCACCATACATATGGACAGGGTGAGCTATGCGCTGGCCCAACAGAACTGTACGCACAACGGAGGTTATATGATGACGATcagagacacagaagaagagaatGTGCTGCGTTCGCTTCTCTCACAGATCAAAGGACAACGTCAGGACAGGGTGCTGGAATTTTGGATTGGATTAAAACTGAACAGAGGGAACTGTACGTTGGCTGACAAGACTCTCAGGGGCTTCAAGTGGGCATCTGGGCAGGAAGATTCCCAGTACTCCAACTGGGGAGAAGAACCTGTCTCCACCTGCACAGAGAGATGTGTGAGGGTTAATTACACGCTAGTGGGTCAGAATCAACTGAAGTGGACAGCTGGAGCTTGCAAAAGCCTGGCTTTCTATGCATGTAAGTTTTACTTTAAGGGAATGTGCAAACCTTTGGCTCTGATGGGGTCTGGGGAAATAACCTACACAGTGCCCTTCTCAGAAAGGCCAGCAAGAAGTGACATGAAATCATTTCCAAAGGGAACTTATGCTGATATTATCTGCAGTGACCAAAAGCTTCACTACTCTGTGTGTACGGCGTCAAAGGACATCTATCGATGGACAGTCCCTGGTCCATTTTGCAAAACAGGAGAGCAGAATTGCGCAATCAATAATGGCGGATGCAAAGATTCATGCCATCAGGATGGAGGggaagttaaatgtttttgcagAGAAGGTTACGACCTGGATGAGGATGGACTCTCTTGCAGGATAAAAGACCTGTGCAGCGTTGCTACATGTGAGCATCAGTGTGTGATGGAGGAGTCTGGATATTCCTGCAAATGTCCACATGGGTTCAAACTGGATGAAAACCAGCGCAACTGCTTTGACATTGATGAGTGTCAGTCACAAGCCTGTGAGGATcatttgtgtgtaaatacacCGGGAAGCTACACATGCGAGTGTAAAGACGGCTATGAAATGGTTGATGGTGAATGCATTGATGTGGATGAGTGCGCACACTCAAGATGTGAGCACGGCTGCTTGAACAATATTGGATCCTTTTCCTGTTACTGCAATCAAGGTTTTACTTTATCCCAGGATGGCTTCTCCTGCCCGTGCCCAGGGGGCTTCCATCTGGAGACTGATGGATCGGCCTGCGCTCCGGATGGGTCCGAAACATCAGCTACTCCATCAGATGACCCAGCTGATGAGGGAACACACGAGAACTTCACCTGGTCCTTGACGAGAACCACATTGGAGGTCCAGCACCAGTCCCCTCATACTGACTCACCACTTCCAGACCTGGTGAACGTTACACACATCGGTCAGCAGAGCAACGTGTCCCTGCCGCCAAGCTGGGTCAACTCAAGGCTCATGGTCTGCGTCCTCGGCTCAGTCATCCCTCTGCTCGTGCTCGTCACAGTGACATTAGCTATTGCAATTTTTCGATGCAGTCGCTCCAAAAAAGAAGccaagaacaaaacaacaacagacggTTACTGTTGGGTGTCATCGGGTCTAGATCCACGTCTAGAGAAACTATACGAGTCCATCTCCACTGATGACCTATGA
- the LOC117756202 gene encoding complement component C1q receptor, which translates to MDFIKLPMIMIILMSVIFLLSFKAGCGMKQAGICRPVCTGGDCITVNQDRVDFRTAETACGDRSGELLTLHPETDGSILHTLSQELSGNFWIGLRLPAGACSNLSSPLRGYEWISGSTQKSFIPSSDTWKHSTEVCSPHCVSLSNDQKWTERLCSEETDGYLCRTQHKDACQAQELSDPTFFVSSKGCSTGPCEHKCTDVKGGYICSCFTGYIQDSKDPRQCKVHCGERKCPCSGHSGGECFCPEGYIQNLSFCEDIDECLQQSCDQDCKNTFGDFECSCREGFVLAGKYSCVKAKYRERFFTMTPVSVRATKPAVDNTPKTSSAPAGGFLWVWVFAAAAVVVLICVVRFYVVRRQKRREQNSTQQYPAPVDDNEC; encoded by the coding sequence ATGGACTTCATCAAACTGCCaatgattatgattattttaatgtcagttatttttttgttgtcttttaagGCAGGGTGTGGCATGAAGCAGGCAGGCATATGTAGGCCTGTTTGTACTGGTGGGGACTGTATTACTGTTAACCAGGACAGAGTGGACTTCAGAACAGCAGAGACAGCATGTGGAGATAGGAGCGGAGAACTACTGACGCTTCATCCGGAGACAGATGGGAGCATCCTCCACACTTTGAGTCAGGAGTTGTCTGGAAACTTCTGGATCGGACTGCGTTTACCAGCTGGCGCATGTAGCAACCTCTCATCTCCACTCAGAGGCTATGAGTGGATCTCTGGTAGCACACAGAAGAGCTTTATCCCATCCTCCGACACCTGGAAACACAGCACTGAAGTCTGCTCTCCGCACTGTGTGTCACTTTCAAACGATCAAAAGTGGACAGAGAGACTGTGCTCAGAGGAAACTGATGGATATCTGTGCAGAACACAGCACAAAGACGCGTGCCAGGCACAGGAATTATCGGATCCAACTTTTTTCGTAAGCTCTAAAGGCTGTTCAACAGGCCCTTGTGAGCACAAATGCACGGACGTAAAAGGAGGTTATATATGCTCTTGCTTCACAGGATACATCCAAGACAGCAAAGACCCCAGGCAGTGCAAAGTGCATTGTGGCGAGAGGAAATGCCCATGTTCAGGACACAGTGGGGGCGAATGCTTCTGTCCTGAGGGCTACATCCAGAACTTGAGTTTCTGTGAGGACATCGATGAATGTTTGCAACAGTCTTGTGATCAAgactgtaaaaacacttttggagaTTTTGAGTGCTCCTGCAGAGAAGGATTTGTACTTGCAGGCAAATACAGTTGCGTCAAAGCAAAATACAGAGAGCGTTTTTTCACCATGACTCCTGTTAGCGTGCGTGCTACCAAACCTGCTGTTGATAATACCCCGAAGACGTCTTCTGCACCTGCTGGAGGGTTTCTCTGGGTATGGGTTTTTGCTGCTGCGGCTGTGGTGGTGTTAATCTGTGTGGTGAGGTTTTATGTTGTGAGGCGTCAGAAGCGCAGAGAACAAAACTCCACTCAACAGTATCCTGCTCCTGTGGATGATAATGAGTGTTAA